A single region of the Anguilla rostrata isolate EN2019 chromosome 11, ASM1855537v3, whole genome shotgun sequence genome encodes:
- the mapk13 gene encoding mitogen-activated protein kinase 13 has translation MESHRETSFRREEINSTVWEVPRKYICLKQIGTGAYGTVCSSINEKTKEKVAIKKLHRPFQSEIFAKRAYRELRLLKHMKHENVIGLLDVFTPASSMEDFQDFYLVMPYMYTDLSKVRGLLSEDRIQFLVYQMLCGLKYIHSAGIIHRDLKPGNLAVNQDCELKILDFGLARHADAEMTGYVVTRWYRAPEVILNWMHYTQTVDVWSVGCIMGEMMNGKTLFKGKDYMDQLTQIMKVTGVPGPEFVHKLDSQEARTYVRSLPHYPRKDFSTLFPRASVQAVDLLEKMLVLDGEARLTAEAALAHPYFDGLRDPEDIPEAQPYDDSRDNATLSITEWQRLSFKEVKSFVPFPRRDSKRRNTLTMS, from the exons ATGGAGTCCCACAGAGAGACGTCGTTCCGCCGAGAAGAGATCAACAGTACCGTGTGGGAAGTGCCAAGGAAGTATATATGCCTGAAACAAATTGGGACGGGGGCGTACGGTACCGTGTG CTCGTCCATCAATGAGAAGACCAAGGAGAAGGTGGCCATTAAGAAGCTGCACCGGCCCTTCCAGTCGGAGATATTTGCCAAGAGGGCCTATCGGGAGCTGCGTCTGCTCAAGCACATGAAACACGAGAAC gtGATTGGGCTGCTGGATGTGTTCACCCCCGCCTCCAGCATGGAGGACTTCCAGGACTT TTACTTGGTGATGCCCTACATGTACACGGACCTCTCGAAGGTGCGGGGCCTGCTGTCGGAGGACCGCATTCAGTTCCTCGTCTATCAGATGCTCTGTGGGCTGAAG TATATCCACAGTGCGGGCATCATTCACAGG GACCTGAAACCCGGCAACCTGGCGGTGAATCAGGACTGCGAGCTGAAG ATCCTGGACTTTGGGCTGGCGCGGCACGCGGACGCGGAGATGACGGGCTACGTGGTCACCCGCTGGTACCGGGCGCCAGAGGTCATTCTAAACTGGATGCACTACACCCAGACTG TGGACGTTTGGTCGGTTGGCTGCATCATGGGAGAGATGATGAACGGCAAGACTCTCTTCAAAGGGAAAGACT ACATGGATCAGCTGACACAGATAATGAAGGTGACGGGGGTGCCGGGACCAGAATTCGTTCATAAACTGGACAGCCAGGAG GCGCGGACCTACGtgcgctctctccctcactacccccGGAAAGACTTCTCCACGCTCTTCCCCAGAGCTAGCGTCCAGG CGGTGGACCTGCTGGAGAAGATGCTGGTCCTGGACGGGGAGGCCCGGCTCACGGCAGAGGCGGCCCTGGCGCACCCGTACTTCGACGGCCTGCGGGACCCCGAGGACATCCCGGAGGCGCAGCCGTACGACGACAGCCGAGACAACGCCACGCTGTCCATCACGGAGTGGCAGA GGTTATCCTTTAAAGAAGTGAAGAGCTTTGTCCCGTTTCCACGGCGAGACTCCAAGAGGCGGAACACGTTGACCATGTCGTGA